CCGACGGCCTGCGCGGGGGGCCACCACCCGGAGGGACCCGCCCGATGGCGAGCACAGCTGAAGCGGAAGGGGTGGTGCCATGATGCTGCCCCACCGGCTCTGGGCACTCGGTGCGGCCCTCATGATCCTGCCGATGGTCGCGGTTACCGCCTGCGCCTCGACGGCCCCACCGCCACCACCGGAGTCGCGCAACGGACGGCCCGACCGCGGCGCGGAGCTGATCGCCCAGTACGGCTGCGGTTCGTGCCACACCATCCCCGGCATCAACCGCGCCGACGGCCTGGTCGGCCCGCCCCTGACTCGGTTCGGCGCCCGCTCCTACATCGCCGGTCAACTGCCCAACAACGCCGACAACCTCCGGCGCTGGAT
Above is a window of Micromonospora coriariae DNA encoding:
- a CDS encoding c-type cytochrome, with the translated sequence MMLPHRLWALGAALMILPMVAVTACASTAPPPPPESRNGRPDRGAELIAQYGCGSCHTIPGINRADGLVGPPLTRFGARSYIAGQLPNNADNLRRWIADPQAVEPGTAMPNLGISAIDAQDIAAYLYTLD